In the genome of Hevea brasiliensis isolate MT/VB/25A 57/8 chromosome 14, ASM3005281v1, whole genome shotgun sequence, the window AGGTACAAACTGCCTCTGATAGTTCTTCAGTCTATTTGCTACCGTCTTTCTCTTGCCTACTCATATCTTTAATTAGTTTGTGTTTAAAATCATATCTTATGGTAGGCCAAGCAGCTGCCTTAAAACCTTTTAATGTTGCTAATGAAGTTGGTTGTGCGAAAAATGTCACCCGTGTACTAATGCAGGAGTAACAGAAAAGTGGTTGATTTGGTATCTTTAGGGATAGTGTGCATTTTGCTTTTACTTTAGTTTGTTCCTTTTGTTTCTAGTGATATCACATTAATTTTATGACTTTCTTTTGTAGGATTATCTGGAGCTTGATGATGATGACCATTTTGATAGGAGTGCATCTGCTGTGTTGGCTGAAGAGAAACAGAAGCTGGATACCACTTTAGTTGAAAGTAAGACCAGTTCTGCTGAGGCCATTACATCAGAGAAGCCTGCAGCTTTTTCTCAAGCCAAACCTGAAGCAAGTTCCATATTCAACCAAAAAACTCCAGTAGCTTCTGATGGGTCTGCATTTACTGAAAAGAACAGTGGATTTTCTGTTCCATCTGCTGCACCTTTGCCCAGTGTAACTGTCCAGCACGCTGTTGTTGTGGACAAGCAGGCAACTGTAACATCTGATAAAGCTTCATCACCAAATGAATTAAGTGCTGCTCCTCCTATACTTAACTTTGGGGACAAAATTGTTTCTCCCAAGGAACCAAATGGTATCCCATCTATATCTAATTTCAGCTCTAAAACTGTGGGTGTAGTACCACTGTTCACATTTGCTTCCACTTCATCAGTTGTGAGTGAGACTGCAGGCTTAAAGTTTGGTACTTCAAACCCTAGATCAGAAAGCTCAAGCAGGTGAGCAAGCATTTTTTAGCACTTGTGACTTTGCAAGATTTTCATTGTCTTTTGAGGCTAGGTAGTTCAAATGGGATACTATTAACATTAGTGCTTATCTCAACAAAGACGATGATTATGGAATCAATATTGATATTTGAATCTCATGTAGGCAATGACATAATTATTGCCATCTGACTTGAAGTCTTTGAAACCCTGTCTTTTGGTTCATTGGTCAAAAGAACCTTCAGTTTTGTAGAAAGTAGTAGGCGCACGTTAGCTGCTAGAAAATTTGGAGCTGGCACAAGGGACAAATTGTAGGTGTACTTGAGCAAAGTTAAGCGGACGTCTTCAAAATAAAATTGTATAATACTTTATATGAGAAAGATGTTAAAATAATAAGGAAACCCAACTAGATCTCAACTTTTATGCATTTGGCCTATTAGCTGTTGCATAAGAAATAAAATTGCAAATCCTATATATCTGAgctatttaatttcttataactTCTATCTATGAATACTATAGCATGCAAAATAAAGTAAATTATTCAATTGTGTAAATtggaaaataaattttcatactcGTACTTACAAAACATACCTAATCATTAAGCAGTGGTAAGAACTAGGTTTTATCAAATAATTCGGCTCAAAATAACAAGTTTCTGAAGCATATGCTTTGTTTGTCTTCAAGTGAATAATTTTTTACAAGTTCCAGTGGAACTAGGCTTTGATACTTTTTGCCATTTTTTGGAGTTCAGCAAACTAAACTTGTAAGACTTTATACAGTTCTTCCTTTTTTTCCTGCTTGCTATCCTGTATGATTAAAATCCCAAAGAAGATTATTTTAAATCTTGGAACTTATAGGGATGTGGTGGTTAGTAAAAATTTCCTGAGCAACCTGCATTTAGTAGATGCAAGACTATGTTTTGATATCTTTAGAATTCAGTAGGACAAAGACTCTGTGCATATGGAGTTTGAAGTGCAATCTTCCTACCAATTGTCCTTCCTTGGATTCAAGAAGTAAGCAAACAATCTTGTATGACGACACACAAATTACTATATCTTTCATTATTAAATTCAGTTAACTGTCTAAAATAGATTTGACAAGAGAATATGTTGGGCTACTTGATAAAAATTTATCAATGGATTTCACCATGAACTAACATTGCAGAGCCTTTTTTAGGACAAAATCTAAATACCTTATCTTTGTAACAAGTGTATTTGGAAGCTGAAAATGATTGGCTACGCTCTTGGTGATTTCATGTTTTGTTAAATGTCTATTTTATTAATGATGCAAGTACATCTGTTAACGAATTTATTGTTCTTACGTTGTTGTGACCTTGACCAGTTTTTCTCCCTTTCTTTTTTCTTCATATTCTTTACACCTTTCTCAATTCAATTATTGTTCAGGATATTTTGTGATATTTTCCATTATCTTTGCTCTGCAATCTTATTAGATTTCCTCCCTTGTCTAATTTGCAGCTTTGCTTTTAATGCTGTTGATGCAACAAAGTCTGGTACAAAAGAGCCTGAGTCAGACAAAACTGATAATATAAACAGTTTGAAGGCTGGTGTCTTCAGTTCAAATGAAACCTTGTCTTCTTCTGTATCAACTTTCTCACCTGCAACAGGCATATTTTCATTTGGCATGGGTACCAATACTTCAAGTTTAAACGGGTCTCTTGTAGATTCTATACATTCATTTTCTTCCCCTGATCCAACTCTAGTTTCTGATAAAATTGTTGGCCAAAATTCATCTAGCAGCTATAGCAACACAGTTGTTGACAGTGGTGCcattacctctacctctgctatgaCTACTACAAGTCCGAACACCAACAGCAGTAGCAACGTTTCTGTGTCGGCTTCAGCACCTTCCTATGAATCTAGACCTGCTTTCAAATTCGGTTCCTCATCCACTCCCAACTCATCAATAGCAGCAACTAGTGGTGTAGAATTGACAGAAATCAGGAAGGAAACAAGCTTTGGCAATCTAATGAGTGCTCCTTTTGCCAGTACATCCTCTGTGGTTACAAGCACTGGGGGCAGTCTTTTTGGTGGTACATCCTCTGCAATGATGAGCACAGGAAGTATTGTTTTAGATGGTACATCATCTGCAGTTGCCAGCACTGGAAGTAGCACTTTATTTGCTACATCTTCTTCTGTTACAAGCACAGGCAATGGTATTTTTAGTTTTAATGCTGGATCAAATACTTCAGCCGCAGCTGCAACTAATCAATCTCAGGGTTTTAATCCTTTTGGTGCCACTAGCGCTCAGGAatctggatctgtatttgctgctACAACTCAGAGCATGCCCATTCAATTTAGCTCATCTGCATCATCTCCTTTTGGGTTGACTGCGAATATGACCTTTTCTTCTGGAAGTTCCTTATTTAGTTCGTCAAATAATATGAATAAACTTTTCAGTTCTGGTGCTACTTTTGGACTGACTTCTACTTCTTCAGAGACTAAcactgttggctctgctagtagCTCTATGTCAACAGGGTTTGGTTCTAGCTGGCAAACACCTaaatctcccatttttacttcTGCATCTTCCTCTACTGGGTTTGCGTATGGAGCATCCTCAGCTTCTAATGCTACTAGCGCCACATCCATCATGTTTGGATCATCTGCTTCATCTGGTTCTATTTTTTCCTTAAGCTCACCTGCAGCATCTACTCCATCACAACCTGTGTTTGGTAGCCGAAATCCTGCCTTCGCATTTGGGTCATCTCCAGCGGGTAATAGTGATCAAATGAACATGGAGGATAGCATGGCTGAGGACACTGTTCAGGCAACCACATCTACAGTTCCTTTGTTTGATCAACAACCGGTTGCACCTCCATCTTCTGGCTTTGTTTTTGGCTCTACGGCTCCATCAGGAGGGAATCAATTTGGCTCAACAGCTCCCTCTGGAGCAAATCCTTTTCAATTTGCAAGCCAGTCGAATCTGGCAGCATCACAGAACCAATCTCCATTCCAGGCTTCTGGTAGTCTAGAGCTCAATGCAGGAGGGAGCTTCTCATTGGGCACTGGTGGTGGTGAAAAGTCTGGCAGAAAATTTTTGAGAGTCAGAAAAACGCAGCGGAAGAAGTGAACATCAATCATTGATGCTAAGTTGCTTTTCTCATTGCAGTCCCTGGACAGTTGCGATTGATagacaaataattataatgatgGGAGATGAACAGCATTGATGTGTTCTTGCTGTTAATCACCCAGATTATTCAGTGATGATGCAGGCAAAACCATCCTTTGAGGCTCTGGGAATGTGCTGATTCTGTATGGTCTCTAATTAGTCTTCTTGGGGGCGAATTTTATGGTTGCAAGGCAGACATAGGTTGTCACAATTTTGTACCAGTTTTCCTTAGCAAATCTAAGAATATTTGTGCTGTAGTAGTTGTAGCTCAGGATTTATTACTGGGCAATTTGCTAGCTACTGTGTTCTCTGTACTTGTCATATGTAATGTAACATAAAGAGAAATTGATGTGAATTTGCTTAAGAAAAGGTACCTTTACTGGTTGCAAGCGTGTGCTGTTTTGGTTGATCCATGGTTAAATCTAAAGCCAAACGGACAGAATTGATGGATGCTGTGGGTGATCAGATCACCTGCTGTGCTTCGATACAGTTAATTTGTTGGTGTTGATCTTGATTTGTTTGTGTGAATTGTAGCAAAAGTGCTTTACGAATTATATGTTTCATCGTGTTCTGTGCAGTTAGCGACAGAATCAGCGGTTGGAGATTTGTTTCTGCTATTTAACCAAATTATTTGACGATGGTATTATTATAAAGAGGGAGAAGAGACGAGATCGGGAATGGAAGTTACAGGTTATTGTATTGATTAGGACGTTATATACATCACGGGCATCAATTAGAGCGGAGAATCTTAAACTAAACACTGGCAGAGCGTCGGACTGCTGCAAAAGACAAAGGATAAATTACAACCAGATTATTGGGATAAAGTATAAATTACAATCAGATAATTGGGATAAATTTTAAGAGTTGTCAGGGATGTTTCCAAACTTAAAAGTATAATATAtgattctttaaaatttgaaattttatatagtaaaattattttaattttcacatgctatagtaaaattattttaattttcaataactTAACATGCTAATATAGATAATTCAGAGTGGTGATAACGTAGataattgttattatttttagAAGATAAAGTCTAAAATAAACTGTTATATATTTAGCATTTTCTTATCCTGTATGACTGAGGTTCTTTCATAGTTgtggtgtaaaaaaaaaaagaaattatagtCAATTTTATCACTGTTACATGGAAGAGAGAATTGTCCACGTCTAACACTACTCTGGATTATATAAACTGACTATTGTAAGTGAAAAGGATTTAACAGTATAAAATTTCAAAGTTCAAGGGATTCTGTTTACTGTTATCAAAGGCGCGCCTCAGGCGCACCCCAGGTGCAAGGCGCCCCAGACGCTTGGGGACAACAAAGGCGCACCACTTCACCGAGGCGCACCGAGGCACGAGGAGCATCGAGGCACGCCCCAATGAGGCAAGACACTGGATATAAAGCTAGGCtgctagggtttttttttttcaagtttgtCCAGCAGCcagcaaaaaggaaaaaaaagaagaggaaaagaagaagaagaagaagaagaagaagaagagtgaaGGGAGAGATCAAACAAATCTGGTatgtaatttttcttattattttcttattattattcttcttctttttcttctttttctcctcTCGCTCCCCTCTGCTCTCTTCCCCTGTGCTACATTTTTTTCTTTCTGTTTcagtgtttctttttttttttggctgcCAATGTCatgctttctctctctctctctctctccctttcctgTACTAGGTATTCTTTTTctgcttctctttttttttttgggactgccatgctctctctctctcctgcAGTGTTCCTGCATTATTTCTGCACTGCACTTTCTTTTTCTGTATTTTTTTTTACTGccatgttctctctctctctctctctttcctacACTGTTTCTGCACTACACTTTCTTCTtctgcatcttttttttttttggctaccaatgccatgctctctgctCGGTTTCTGCCTTTATTAAAGActacaatttttcatttttttcttttcatgctCTCTCCTTAGTCCTTACCCTGcaatgtttttctttttcttttctttttagtatAAATATGTGATTTTGACATATTGTTTACTGTGAATATGTGAAAATATGTTGAGATTTGACCACTTGAGATGCTATTATGCTAATTCAATTACTGTTATTAGCTTTTAGTTTTATTATTGGATTAAAAAtgttttattactttattttctTATTGCTAATTGTTATTAGGTCTTCTTAGAAATTATTAGAaatattgtaattgagtttgtgttatcataaattattaatttctattattataattgaattatggtactataaATTGGTATGTATATTATTATTGGCTTGTTGTTActtgttaaattattaattttcttatctttttattttatttttgcaaAGATGGAATTGGAAGCATCTACCGCTGCTAAAACTGACAATAGCAACAAAGATCCCGCATGGAAATATGTCCACTTGGTGAATCCAAACAATATAAATGATGTTGCTTGTAACTTTTGTAGCAAAGTTACAAAAGGAGGGATATTGCGAGCTAAACAGCATTTAGTTAGAGGATTTCGAAATGCTACAATGTGTAAGAAGTGTCCAACACATGTGCGTGAAGAGCTACAAGAGTAAATGCAGCAAAAGGCTTCAGCAAAGACCTTAGATAAATTgcctaattataattataattataattatagtataattataatttttttttatttttaatatatattttttatttttacgctTTGGCTCTCTCGGGCGCCTTGCGACTGCGCCTTGCGCCTGCGCTTAGGCTCCAAGACACCTTGGCGCCTTGGTGCGCCTTGAGCCTTTGATAACTATGAttctgttacatttttaagtttaggGACAGTTTCGTTACAATTTCTAAAGTTCAGAGATATCTATTGAAATTTATTCAAATCATTGCGGTATAACAAAACCCATATATTAGTCCCTGATTTATTTTTTAGGaacaatttcattttcaaatttaaattcatttaacaaattagttaattgcaatttaaatttaaacaatttaattcctaagattttattttattaacaatctaaattttatatttaaaagaatttatctattttatataaaatagaaaaattcttttaaatataaaatttagatgtaTGGActatttttgttaataaaataaaatttcaaagtttcaaattgaaAAACATTTAATAGAGTTAATTTAATAGAGTTAATGGTGAAGATGCATGGAATAATTTGTCAATGGAATTTAAGTTTGAGGATCAAGTTATTACTTAAAAATACAAATTAGAGATTAACCTATGAATTTTACTATACTTTAAAGATTTAATTGTAATTTATCCAAAGATAAATTCTGGTACCATTGTAATAGCAGCTGCACATCTTCAATAATTTTGCCTTCCCAAGACTCCATCATGGAGAGGAAAGAATCGCACTTTTTGTACCAGTAGAGACCTTTGAAAatggcattaaaaaaaaaaatccaatggcATTAAAGATTTTCAACTACAATTGGGTTTGAGACACtaggaataaatttaagacaataggcatAAAAGCTCCTGAAG includes:
- the LOC110665662 gene encoding nuclear pore complex protein NUP1; its protein translation is MAAARERNDNSYEDGGGFGKFRKRPFRRVQATPYDRPPTAIRNPTPASNTNNNNGWLSKLVDPAQRLITYSAHKLFASVLRKRLPPPPPPQPPETEANGGAPDKQRETVPKDPPGIQGSAANEIDNPGGSYDRGGLTELELILKQKTFTRSEIDRLMALLQSRTVDVDLPLGNQGEKSEAIPSKGFLSPDRKEYPNTPIKDNGLENPHISTPNVLDEDVASPAELAKAYMGSRPSKISPSVLGLCSRPTAEHSIAQIDRLFPSKSPIMSVVPRSSRHVVSVENGFVTPRSRGRSAIYSMARTPYSRVHSTSTLQGAGTETNVLGAPSFSSQGIWGNNRFSGSKQGALKRRSSALDNDIGSVGPIRRIRQKSNLLPSSSTLSIRGTGLGSDAAQQPSSSQKLVVASEVSIENDDNSIHGSSSTSVPSKSSEMASKILQQLDVLVSSREKSPTKLSPSMLRGPALRSLENVDSSKFLETVQDNNKTDVKRDASLPDVRDSLSQEQDKVEENGPKKLSVSYEKLASAVNGIDPTNLVKNNMSDFKNISFPMVNSVAQPPLQKKWAFQMSAHEDYLELDDDDHFDRSASAVLAEEKQKLDTTLVESKTSSAEAITSEKPAAFSQAKPEASSIFNQKTPVASDGSAFTEKNSGFSVPSAAPLPSVTVQHAVVVDKQATVTSDKASSPNELSAAPPILNFGDKIVSPKEPNGIPSISNFSSKTVGVVPLFTFASTSSVVSETAGLKFGTSNPRSESSSSFAFNAVDATKSGTKEPESDKTDNINSLKAGVFSSNETLSSSVSTFSPATGIFSFGMGTNTSSLNGSLVDSIHSFSSPDPTLVSDKIVGQNSSSSYSNTVVDSGAITSTSAMTTTSPNTNSSSNVSVSASAPSYESRPAFKFGSSSTPNSSIAATSGVELTEIRKETSFGNLMSAPFASTSSVVTSTGGSLFGGTSSAMMSTGSIVLDGTSSAVASTGSSTLFATSSSVTSTGNGIFSFNAGSNTSAAAATNQSQGFNPFGATSAQESGSVFAATTQSMPIQFSSSASSPFGLTANMTFSSGSSLFSSSNNMNKLFSSGATFGLTSTSSETNTVGSASSSMSTGFGSSWQTPKSPIFTSASSSTGFAYGASSASNATSATSIMFGSSASSGSIFSLSSPAASTPSQPVFGSRNPAFAFGSSPAGNSDQMNMEDSMAEDTVQATTSTVPLFDQQPVAPPSSGFVFGSTAPSGGNQFGSTAPSGANPFQFASQSNLAASQNQSPFQASGSLELNAGGSFSLGTGGGEKSGRKFLRVRKTQRKK